In Leisingera methylohalidivorans DSM 14336, a single genomic region encodes these proteins:
- the panC gene encoding pantoate--beta-alanine ligase: MTAPILRRLSDLRAKTADWRRNGETIGLVPTMGALHAGHLSLAEAAKASCDRVIVTIFVNPKQFNTPEDLENYPRTEADDAQKLAHLGVDLIYVPDPDQIYPDGYATNVSVGGSITDVMEGPFRPGHFDGVATVVAKLFLQTSADKAFFGQKDYQQLMVVTRMARDLDIPIEVVGCETVREASGLAMSSRNLRLSADQLARAAALNAAMREAAAKASAGEPWAPLEAAARKTLAESGFGDVEYFDLRCAGTLEALEAPARPARLLAAAWMGNIRLIDNIEVLQLKS, from the coding sequence ATGACTGCACCGATCCTGCGCCGCCTGTCCGATTTGCGCGCCAAGACCGCGGACTGGCGCCGCAACGGCGAGACCATCGGCCTGGTGCCGACCATGGGCGCGCTGCATGCGGGCCATTTGTCTCTGGCTGAAGCGGCCAAGGCGTCCTGCGACCGGGTGATTGTGACGATCTTCGTGAACCCCAAGCAGTTCAACACGCCGGAAGACCTGGAAAACTATCCCCGGACCGAAGCTGACGACGCGCAAAAGCTCGCGCATCTGGGGGTGGATCTGATCTATGTCCCGGACCCGGATCAGATCTACCCGGACGGCTATGCCACCAATGTCTCGGTCGGCGGCAGCATCACCGATGTGATGGAAGGGCCCTTCCGCCCCGGCCATTTCGACGGGGTGGCTACGGTGGTGGCCAAGCTGTTCCTGCAGACCAGCGCGGACAAGGCGTTTTTCGGCCAGAAGGATTACCAGCAGCTGATGGTGGTGACCCGGATGGCCCGCGACCTGGATATCCCGATCGAAGTCGTCGGCTGCGAGACGGTGCGCGAGGCGTCGGGGCTGGCGATGTCCTCGCGCAATCTGCGCCTGTCCGCGGATCAGCTGGCGCGGGCGGCCGCTCTGAATGCGGCAATGCGGGAGGCCGCTGCCAAGGCATCGGCGGGAGAACCCTGGGCGCCGCTCGAGGCTGCCGCGCGCAAAACACTGGCCGAGAGCGGGTTCGGCGATGTGGAGTATTTCGACCTGCGCTGCGCCGGGACGCTGGAAGCCCTGGAAGCACCCGCCCGGCCCGCCCGTCTGCTGGCTGCCGCCTGGATGGGAAACATCCGGCTGATCGACAATATCGAAGTTCTTCAACTAAAATCTTAG
- a CDS encoding P1 family peptidase: MIPGPRNLITDVPGILVGNAQDTVLKSGTTVLTSDRPFTASVHVMGGAPGTRETDLLAPDKSVAKIDALVLSGGSAFGLDACSGVMDALHSQGRGFPVGPARVPLVPGAILFDLLNGGDKAWEENPYRALGRAAFKAAAGAFDLGTFGAGTGALTAMLKGGLGSASLVLDSGVTVGALVAANPLGAVTTPGERHFWAAPFEIGDEFGGLGPDPAAGLGRSPESRKLAAMQTLGNAPLPEERANTTIAIVATDAALSKAQCQRLATAAHDGIGRAIVPAHAPGDGDLVFAASTGARALDHPDADLGPVCHAAALCLSRAIARAISHARPDPGDLLPCWAVP, from the coding sequence ATGATCCCCGGCCCCCGAAATCTGATCACTGACGTCCCCGGCATCCTGGTCGGCAATGCGCAGGATACGGTGCTGAAGTCCGGCACGACGGTGCTGACATCGGACAGGCCTTTCACCGCATCCGTGCATGTGATGGGCGGTGCACCGGGGACGCGGGAGACGGACCTGCTGGCGCCGGACAAATCGGTGGCAAAGATCGACGCGCTGGTGCTGTCCGGCGGCTCGGCCTTTGGGCTGGATGCCTGCTCCGGCGTGATGGATGCGCTGCACAGCCAGGGCCGCGGCTTTCCGGTCGGCCCGGCACGGGTGCCGCTGGTGCCGGGCGCGATCCTGTTCGATCTGCTGAACGGCGGCGACAAGGCATGGGAGGAAAATCCCTACCGCGCCCTGGGCCGGGCGGCGTTCAAGGCCGCGGCAGGGGCGTTTGATCTTGGCACTTTTGGTGCGGGCACAGGCGCGCTGACTGCGATGCTCAAGGGCGGGCTGGGATCGGCCTCGCTGGTGCTGGACAGCGGCGTGACCGTGGGGGCGCTGGTGGCCGCCAACCCGCTGGGCGCTGTCACCACGCCGGGTGAACGGCATTTCTGGGCGGCACCGTTTGAAATCGGGGATGAATTCGGCGGATTGGGCCCGGATCCCGCAGCCGGGCTGGGCCGCAGCCCGGAGAGCCGCAAACTGGCCGCCATGCAGACGCTGGGCAATGCCCCCCTGCCGGAAGAGCGCGCCAATACCACCATCGCCATTGTCGCCACCGATGCCGCACTCAGCAAGGCGCAGTGCCAGCGGCTGGCCACCGCCGCCCATGACGGCATCGGCCGCGCCATCGTTCCGGCCCACGCGCCCGGCGACGGCGATCTGGTCTTTGCCGCCAGCACCGGCGCCCGCGCCCTGGACCACCCGGATGCGGACCTTGGGCCGGTCTGCCATGCCGCCGCGCTGTGCCTCAGCCGCGCCATCGCCCGCGCGATCTCTCACGCCCGCCCGGACCCCGGCGATCTGCTGCCCTGCTGGGCAGTGCCCTGA
- the glpK gene encoding glycerol kinase GlpK, translating into MTYILAIDQGTTSTRAILFDAGMQVAGTAQQEFAQHYPQAGWVEHDPEEIWDTTVAVCRKVMADLDVTAAEIAGIGITNQRETTVVWDKASGKAIHNAIVWQDRRTAAICEQLRQDGHENVVIDRTGLLLDPYFSGTKVKWILDLVPGARDRAAAGDLLFGTVDSFLIWRLTGGASHVTDATNAARTLMYDIRKGRWSRTISDLLEVPQQMLPEVKDSAADFGTTDPEILGGAVPILGVAGDQQAATIGQACFRPGMMKSTYGTGCFALLNTGDAPVVSKNRMLTTIAYQLDGKPTYALEGSIFIAGAAVQWLRDGLGIIEQASDSGELALRADPGQDVILVPAFTGLGAPYWQPECRGAVFGLTRNSGPAEFARAALQSVAYQTRDLYEAMRADWEDDSHHTVTLRVDGGMSASDWTMQSLADLLGAAVDRPVMQETTALGAAWLAGMRAGIYPDQTGFADTWKLDRQFVPLMQPAARQAAYARWQRAVQAVIGV; encoded by the coding sequence ATGACCTATATTCTGGCAATTGATCAGGGCACCACGTCGACCCGGGCAATCCTGTTTGATGCGGGAATGCAGGTCGCGGGGACCGCACAGCAGGAGTTTGCCCAGCACTACCCGCAGGCGGGCTGGGTGGAGCACGACCCTGAGGAGATCTGGGACACCACCGTCGCGGTCTGCCGCAAGGTGATGGCGGACCTGGATGTCACTGCTGCCGAGATCGCCGGCATTGGCATCACCAACCAGCGCGAAACCACCGTGGTCTGGGACAAGGCCAGCGGCAAGGCGATCCACAATGCCATCGTCTGGCAGGACCGCCGCACCGCCGCCATTTGCGAGCAGCTGCGTCAGGACGGCCATGAGAACGTGGTGATCGACCGCACCGGGCTGCTGCTCGATCCCTATTTCTCCGGCACCAAGGTGAAGTGGATCCTCGACCTGGTGCCTGGCGCGCGGGACAGGGCGGCGGCGGGGGATCTGCTGTTCGGCACGGTGGACAGCTTCCTGATCTGGCGCCTCACCGGCGGTGCGTCGCATGTGACCGATGCCACCAATGCCGCGCGCACGCTGATGTATGACATCCGCAAGGGCCGCTGGAGCCGCACCATCAGCGACCTTTTGGAGGTGCCGCAGCAGATGCTGCCGGAGGTGAAGGACAGCGCTGCCGATTTCGGCACCACCGATCCGGAGATCCTGGGCGGCGCTGTTCCGATTCTGGGCGTGGCCGGCGACCAGCAGGCGGCCACCATCGGCCAGGCCTGCTTCCGCCCGGGGATGATGAAATCGACCTATGGCACCGGCTGTTTTGCCCTGTTGAACACCGGCGATGCGCCGGTTGTGTCGAAGAACCGGATGCTGACCACCATCGCCTATCAGCTGGATGGCAAGCCGACCTACGCGCTGGAAGGTTCGATCTTCATCGCCGGGGCCGCGGTGCAATGGCTGCGCGACGGGCTGGGGATCATCGAACAGGCATCCGACTCGGGCGAACTGGCGCTGCGGGCGGATCCGGGCCAGGACGTGATTCTGGTGCCCGCCTTCACCGGCCTTGGCGCGCCTTACTGGCAGCCGGAGTGCCGCGGCGCGGTGTTCGGCCTCACCCGCAATTCCGGCCCGGCGGAATTTGCCCGCGCAGCCCTGCAAAGCGTCGCCTATCAGACCCGCGATCTGTATGAGGCGATGCGGGCTGACTGGGAGGACGACAGCCACCACACCGTGACCCTGCGCGTCGATGGCGGCATGAGCGCCAGCGACTGGACCATGCAAAGCCTCGCCGACCTGCTGGGGGCCGCGGTCGACCGCCCGGTGATGCAGGAAACCACCGCGCTGGGCGCGGCCTGGCTGGCGGGGATGCGGGCCGGGATCTATCCGGACCAGACCGGTTTTGCCGATACTTGGAAGCTCGACCGCCAGTTCGTGCCGCTGATGCAGCCTGCGGCCCGCCAGGCGGCCTATGCCCGCTGGCAGCGTGCCGTGCAGGCGGTGATCGGGGTCTGA
- a CDS encoding SDR family oxidoreductase gives MRLAGKTAIVTGGASGFGAGIARKFLAEGARVMIADINGAAAAELAAELGSNATAHQVDVSGGASVNAMAEAALAAFGHLDILVNNAGVTHLPAPLEDIAEEDFDRVMAVNMKSVYLTARALVPHMKARQTGVILNVASTAGVSPRPNLNWYNASKGWMITATKTMAVELAPHGVRANAINPVAGETPLLKTFMGEDTPEMRAKFLSTIPIGRFSTPEDMGNAACYLCSDEAGMVTGVAMEVDGGRCI, from the coding sequence ATGCGGCTGGCAGGAAAGACCGCGATCGTGACCGGCGGCGCCTCGGGCTTTGGCGCCGGGATTGCGCGCAAGTTCCTGGCGGAAGGCGCCCGGGTGATGATTGCCGACATCAATGGCGCCGCGGCAGCGGAACTGGCCGCCGAGCTGGGCAGCAACGCCACCGCCCATCAGGTGGATGTCTCCGGCGGCGCCTCGGTCAATGCGATGGCAGAGGCCGCGCTTGCCGCCTTTGGCCACCTCGACATCCTGGTCAACAATGCCGGGGTCACCCATCTGCCTGCCCCTTTGGAGGACATCGCCGAGGAGGATTTCGACCGGGTGATGGCGGTCAACATGAAATCCGTCTACCTGACCGCCCGCGCCCTGGTGCCGCATATGAAGGCGCGGCAGACCGGCGTGATCCTGAATGTCGCCTCCACCGCCGGCGTGTCGCCGCGGCCCAACCTCAACTGGTACAATGCCTCCAAGGGCTGGATGATCACCGCCACCAAAACCATGGCGGTGGAACTGGCTCCGCACGGCGTGCGGGCCAATGCGATCAACCCGGTGGCCGGGGAAACGCCGCTGTTGAAGACCTTTATGGGCGAAGATACCCCGGAAATGCGCGCCAAATTCCTGTCGACCATCCCCATCGGCCGCTTTTCCACCCCCGAGGACATGGGCAACGCGGCCTGTTACCTGTGTTCGGACGAGGCCGGCATGGTGACCGGAGTGGCAATGGAAGTGGACGGAGGACGCTGCATATGA
- a CDS encoding ABC transporter substrate-binding protein yields MAFRSYVFAAGSALALAAGSAWAKDSVTIALQLEPPHLDPTSAAAQAIDSVVYSNIFEGLTRFMGDGSVVPGLAESWEISEDGTVYTFRLRAGVTFHDGSAMDAEDVKFSLDRARADDSTNAQKTLFEGISSVEAVDPHTVKVTLDAPNGGFLFNLAWGDAVIVASESIEDIKTAPVGTGAYTFQEWVQGDRISLARNPEYWGEQPALASATFKFISDPTAAFAAMMAEDIDAFDNFPAPENLPQFAADPRFQVLVGSTEGETILSINNKQPPFDDLRVRQAVAHAIDRQAIIDGAMFGYGTPIGSHFAPHNPAYTDLTGNSAHDPEQAKALLAEAGLAEGFETTLHLPPPSYARRGGEIVAAQLAAVGIKAEIINVEWAQWLETVFRGKNFGLSIVSHTEPMDIGIYARPDYYFQYDSKAFQELMAKLNATTDPDARTALLQKAQEMISADYVNGYLFQLAKLGVAKAGLQGLWENAPTAAIDLTAISWAE; encoded by the coding sequence ATGGCTTTCAGATCCTACGTTTTCGCCGCCGGTTCGGCGCTTGCACTGGCGGCAGGCAGCGCCTGGGCCAAGGACAGCGTCACCATTGCGCTGCAGCTGGAGCCGCCGCATCTGGACCCGACCAGCGCCGCGGCTCAGGCCATCGACTCGGTGGTTTACAGCAACATCTTCGAAGGGCTGACCCGGTTCATGGGCGATGGATCTGTGGTGCCCGGCCTGGCCGAAAGCTGGGAAATTTCCGAAGACGGCACGGTCTATACCTTTCGCCTGCGTGCGGGCGTGACCTTTCATGACGGCAGCGCGATGGATGCGGAGGACGTGAAATTCTCGCTCGACCGCGCCCGCGCCGACGACAGCACCAACGCGCAAAAGACACTGTTCGAGGGGATTTCATCGGTGGAGGCGGTGGATCCGCATACCGTCAAAGTCACGCTGGACGCCCCGAACGGCGGTTTCCTGTTCAATCTTGCCTGGGGCGATGCGGTGATTGTCGCGTCCGAAAGCATCGAAGACATCAAGACCGCCCCGGTCGGCACTGGCGCCTATACCTTCCAGGAATGGGTGCAGGGCGACCGGATCAGCCTGGCCCGCAATCCGGAGTATTGGGGCGAACAGCCCGCACTGGCGTCGGCCACCTTCAAATTCATCTCCGACCCGACCGCTGCGTTTGCCGCGATGATGGCCGAGGATATCGACGCCTTCGATAATTTCCCGGCACCGGAAAACCTGCCGCAGTTTGCGGCCGATCCGCGGTTCCAGGTGCTGGTCGGGTCAACCGAGGGCGAGACGATCCTGTCGATCAACAACAAGCAGCCGCCGTTTGATGATCTGCGCGTGCGCCAGGCGGTGGCCCATGCCATTGACCGGCAGGCGATCATAGACGGCGCGATGTTCGGCTATGGCACCCCCATCGGCAGCCATTTTGCGCCGCACAACCCGGCCTACACAGACCTGACCGGCAATTCTGCCCATGACCCGGAACAGGCCAAGGCGCTGCTGGCCGAAGCTGGCCTTGCCGAGGGTTTCGAAACCACCCTGCACCTGCCGCCGCCCTCCTATGCCCGCCGCGGCGGGGAGATTGTGGCCGCGCAGCTGGCCGCAGTGGGGATTAAGGCCGAGATCATCAACGTGGAATGGGCGCAATGGCTGGAAACAGTTTTCCGCGGCAAGAACTTCGGCCTGTCCATCGTCAGCCATACCGAGCCGATGGACATCGGCATCTATGCCCGGCCCGATTACTACTTTCAGTATGACAGCAAAGCCTTTCAGGAGCTGATGGCCAAGCTGAACGCCACCACTGATCCCGACGCCCGCACCGCGCTGCTGCAGAAGGCGCAAGAGATGATTTCGGCGGATTATGTCAACGGCTACCTGTTCCAGCTGGCCAAGCTGGGCGTGGCCAAGGCCGGGCTGCAAGGGCTGTGGGAGAACGCCCCCACCGCCGCCATCGACCTGACCGCGATCAGCTGGGCAGAGTAG
- a CDS encoding flavin-dependent oxidoreductase has protein sequence MSILIAGGGIAGLSLGLTLHQIGVPFRIFEAARELKPMGVGINLQPNAVRELLDLGLEAELDAIGVRTRQLGFYSKLGRTIWEEPRGTSAGYAWPQFSVHRGELQMLLYRALAERAGPECIETGARAAGFENTAGGAALLLADGRRVDGSLVIAADGIHSALRAQMVPEEGAPVWNGRILWRATARAPAFKGGAAMAMIGHDHLRLVAYPISAPDAAGRVAMNWIAEKSFDPSAPWRREDWNRPADINDFLPDFAEWRFGWIDVPALIRGAEVVYEYPMVDRDPLDSWTTGNVTLMGDAAHPTYPVGSNGASQAIVDARVIGARLLEHGVTAKALQAYEAELRPLTTAVGRANRAGSGPDGVLQRVEDLCGGNFRDIGEVIPQAELAAHAAKYKSIAGFSIEGLNARPPTIPTGARVS, from the coding sequence ATGTCCATTCTCATCGCCGGCGGCGGCATAGCCGGGCTGTCACTCGGGCTCACACTGCATCAGATCGGTGTGCCGTTCCGCATCTTTGAGGCGGCCCGGGAACTGAAGCCGATGGGCGTCGGTATCAACCTGCAGCCCAATGCAGTGCGGGAGCTGCTGGATCTGGGGCTGGAGGCGGAGCTGGACGCCATCGGCGTGCGGACCCGGCAGCTGGGGTTTTACAGCAAACTGGGCCGGACCATCTGGGAGGAGCCCCGCGGCACCAGCGCGGGCTATGCCTGGCCGCAGTTCTCGGTGCACCGGGGCGAATTGCAAATGCTGCTGTACCGCGCGCTGGCAGAGCGCGCCGGGCCGGAGTGCATCGAAACCGGCGCCCGGGCGGCCGGGTTTGAAAACACCGCGGGCGGCGCCGCTTTGCTGCTGGCGGACGGACGGCGGGTTGACGGTTCCCTGGTGATAGCGGCGGATGGCATCCACTCCGCCCTGCGCGCGCAAATGGTGCCGGAGGAGGGCGCCCCGGTCTGGAACGGCCGCATCCTGTGGCGCGCCACCGCCCGCGCGCCTGCCTTCAAGGGCGGCGCGGCGATGGCGATGATCGGGCACGACCATTTGCGGCTGGTGGCCTATCCGATCTCGGCCCCGGACGCGGCGGGCCGCGTCGCAATGAACTGGATTGCGGAAAAGAGCTTTGACCCTTCCGCGCCCTGGCGCCGGGAGGACTGGAACCGGCCTGCGGATATCAATGACTTCCTGCCCGACTTCGCGGAATGGCGGTTCGGCTGGATCGATGTGCCGGCGCTGATCCGCGGGGCGGAGGTTGTCTATGAATACCCGATGGTGGACCGTGATCCGCTGGACAGCTGGACGACCGGCAATGTGACCCTGATGGGCGACGCGGCGCATCCGACCTATCCGGTCGGGTCGAACGGCGCCAGCCAGGCCATCGTCGATGCGCGGGTGATCGGTGCGCGGCTGCTGGAACACGGCGTGACGGCAAAGGCGCTGCAGGCCTATGAGGCAGAGCTGCGCCCGCTGACCACAGCGGTGGGGCGTGCCAATCGCGCAGGCAGCGGGCCGGACGGGGTGCTGCAGCGGGTCGAGGATCTCTGCGGCGGCAACTTCAGGGATATCGGCGAGGTGATCCCGCAGGCGGAGCTGGCCGCCCATGCCGCCAAATACAAGTCGATTGCCGGCTTTTCCATCGAGGGGCTGAACGCCCGCCCCCCGACCATACCCACAGGCGCCCGCGTCAGCTGA
- a CDS encoding acetoin utilization protein AcuC — MLARPLFIGSEIYRGSSYGGTHPLRVPRVSTVMDLSRALGWLPAGAYVNSPRAKPAVLTAWHTPEYVAALQAAEAAQAVTGAVRARHHLGTISNPVFPEIFRRPATAAGGSVLAGELLADGGIVYNPAGGTHHGMPDRANGFCYLNDPVLAMLSLRHHGAQRIAYVDIDAHHADGVEHGFAGDADVLMISVHEENLWPKTGRLTEDAGGSALNLPVPRGFNDDEMAHARDGLILPAVAAFAPDAIVLQCGADAVSEDPLPHLDLSNNAHWAVVRALMGMAPRLLVLGGGGYNPWSVGRLWTGVWAALNGFEVPERLPAEGEDVLRGLEFNGNRLGRNPPEHWFTTLRDQPRGGNVRQEIRERVAYLRARRGV; from the coding sequence ATGCTGGCGCGTCCCTTGTTCATCGGATCGGAAATCTACCGTGGCTCCTCTTATGGCGGCACCCATCCCCTGCGGGTGCCGCGGGTGTCGACCGTGATGGACCTGTCCCGGGCGCTGGGCTGGCTGCCGGCCGGGGCCTATGTGAATTCCCCGCGGGCGAAACCGGCGGTGCTGACGGCCTGGCACACGCCGGAATATGTCGCGGCGCTGCAGGCGGCCGAGGCGGCGCAGGCCGTAACCGGGGCGGTGCGCGCGCGGCATCATCTGGGGACGATCTCGAACCCGGTGTTTCCGGAGATCTTCCGCCGCCCGGCCACCGCGGCCGGCGGCTCGGTCCTGGCGGGGGAGCTGCTGGCGGATGGCGGCATTGTCTATAACCCGGCGGGTGGCACCCACCACGGGATGCCGGACCGGGCCAACGGGTTCTGCTATCTGAACGATCCGGTGCTGGCGATGCTGTCGCTGCGCCACCACGGCGCGCAGCGGATCGCCTATGTCGACATTGACGCCCATCACGCGGACGGGGTGGAGCATGGCTTTGCCGGTGATGCGGACGTGCTGATGATCTCGGTGCATGAGGAAAACCTGTGGCCCAAGACCGGCAGGCTGACGGAGGATGCAGGCGGGTCGGCGCTGAACCTGCCGGTGCCGCGCGGCTTCAATGATGACGAAATGGCCCATGCGCGCGACGGGCTGATCCTGCCCGCGGTCGCGGCTTTTGCGCCGGATGCCATCGTGCTGCAATGCGGGGCGGATGCGGTCAGTGAGGACCCGCTGCCGCATCTGGATCTGTCGAACAACGCCCATTGGGCAGTGGTACGGGCGCTGATGGGGATGGCACCGCGGCTGCTGGTGCTAGGCGGCGGCGGCTATAACCCTTGGTCTGTCGGGCGGCTTTGGACTGGTGTCTGGGCCGCGCTGAACGGGTTCGAGGTGCCGGAGCGGCTGCCTGCGGAAGGTGAGGACGTGCTGCGCGGACTGGAGTTCAACGGCAACCGCCTGGGCCGCAACCCGCCGGAACATTGGTTCACCACGCTCAGGGATCAGCCGCGCGGCGGAAACGTTCGGCAGGAGATCCGGGAGCGGGTGGCCTATTTGCGGGCAAGGCGGGGAGTATAA
- a CDS encoding c-type cytochrome: MKLLVTAAVFGLLAAPAFAEGDPAKGEKGFNKCKSCHTVVSDDGDVIVKGGKTGPNLWGLAGRTAGSVEGFKYSDDLVAAGEAGLVWDEEKFIGFTTDPKKFLQAETGNAKAKSKMSFRLKKGGEDIFAFLAGHGPAPAEEAATEEAAEAASE; this comes from the coding sequence ATGAAACTTCTCGTGACAGCCGCCGTTTTCGGCCTCCTCGCCGCCCCAGCCTTTGCCGAAGGCGACCCGGCTAAGGGTGAGAAGGGGTTCAACAAATGCAAATCCTGCCACACGGTCGTTTCGGACGACGGCGATGTGATCGTGAAGGGCGGTAAGACCGGCCCCAATCTGTGGGGCCTGGCAGGCCGCACCGCGGGCAGCGTTGAAGGCTTCAAATACAGCGATGACCTGGTTGCGGCAGGCGAAGCCGGGCTGGTCTGGGACGAAGAGAAGTTCATCGGCTTCACCACCGACCCCAAGAAATTCCTGCAGGCCGAAACCGGCAACGCCAAGGCCAAGTCGAAAATGTCCTTCCGCCTGAAGAAGGGCGGCGAGGATATCTTTGCCTTCCTGGCCGGCCACGGCCCGGCGCCGGCGGAGGAAGCCGCAACCGAGGAAGCCGCAGAAGCCGCTTCCGAGTAA
- the panB gene encoding 3-methyl-2-oxobutanoate hydroxymethyltransferase: protein MSATAKKQAPNAEDIRARKGGTPLVSLTAYTTPMARLMDKHCDFVLVGDSVGMVLHGLTSTLGVTMEMMIMHGQAVARGLEQAMLVIDMPFGSYEEGPQQAFRNAARLMAETGCAAVKLEGGVEMAETIRFLVKRGIPVMAHIGLTPQSINTLGGYKVQGRDAQAEAVLADARAVAEAGAFSVVLEKVPQKLADSITAELAIPTIGIGASAGCDGQILVVDDMLGFFTAFKPKFVKRYADLGPLAEAGIAEYSAEVRARAFPAAEHVFADQAPAGKATAVKAPSKG from the coding sequence ATGAGCGCAACAGCCAAAAAACAGGCGCCCAACGCCGAAGACATCCGGGCCCGCAAAGGCGGCACGCCGCTGGTGAGCCTGACAGCCTATACCACGCCGATGGCGCGGCTGATGGACAAGCACTGCGATTTCGTGCTGGTCGGCGACAGCGTCGGCATGGTGCTGCACGGTCTGACCTCGACCCTGGGCGTGACGATGGAGATGATGATTATGCACGGTCAGGCGGTGGCGCGCGGGCTGGAACAGGCGATGCTGGTCATCGACATGCCGTTCGGGTCCTACGAGGAAGGCCCGCAGCAGGCGTTCCGCAATGCCGCCCGGCTGATGGCCGAGACCGGCTGCGCCGCGGTCAAGCTGGAAGGCGGCGTCGAGATGGCCGAGACCATCCGCTTTCTGGTCAAGCGCGGCATCCCGGTGATGGCGCATATCGGCCTGACGCCTCAGTCGATCAACACCCTGGGCGGCTACAAGGTGCAGGGCCGCGATGCGCAAGCGGAGGCGGTTCTGGCGGATGCACGTGCCGTGGCGGAGGCCGGGGCGTTCTCGGTGGTGCTGGAAAAGGTGCCGCAAAAGCTGGCCGACAGCATCACCGCCGAGCTTGCCATTCCCACCATCGGCATCGGCGCCAGTGCCGGCTGCGACGGGCAGATCCTGGTGGTTGACGACATGCTGGGCTTTTTCACCGCCTTCAAACCGAAGTTCGTGAAGCGTTACGCCGATCTGGGCCCGCTGGCCGAGGCAGGCATTGCCGAATATTCCGCCGAAGTGCGGGCGCGCGCTTTTCCGGCGGCGGAACACGTCTTTGCCGATCAGGCGCCCGCGGGCAAAGCCACCGCCGTCAAAGCGCCCTCGAAAGGATGA
- the idi gene encoding isopentenyl-diphosphate Delta-isomerase: MSHMIPAWVNGDLTPVDKLAAHERGLKHKAVSVFVVKGVDILMQRRAMGKYHTPGLWANTCCTHPMWDEQPSACAVRRMREELGLTGLYPEFRHHLEYRADVGNGLIEHEAVDVFLAHAHRPVTITPDPDEVMETRWVDYHDLLAEVSRHPERFTPWLKIYLHNYADVIFGPDLMITGRR, translated from the coding sequence ATGAGCCACATGATCCCCGCCTGGGTGAACGGCGATTTGACACCGGTGGACAAGCTTGCCGCGCATGAGCGCGGACTGAAGCACAAGGCGGTGTCCGTCTTTGTGGTCAAAGGCGTGGATATCCTGATGCAGCGCCGGGCGATGGGCAAATACCACACGCCCGGCCTCTGGGCGAACACCTGCTGCACCCACCCGATGTGGGATGAACAGCCGTCGGCCTGCGCCGTGCGGCGGATGCGTGAGGAGCTGGGGCTGACGGGCCTCTATCCCGAGTTCCGCCATCACCTGGAATACCGCGCCGATGTCGGCAATGGCCTGATCGAGCATGAGGCTGTTGATGTCTTTCTGGCCCATGCCCACCGCCCCGTGACCATCACCCCCGACCCGGATGAGGTGATGGAGACCCGCTGGGTCGATTATCATGACCTCTTGGCCGAAGTGAGCCGCCACCCGGAGCGTTTCACGCCGTGGCTGAAAATCTATCTGCACAACTATGCGGATGTGATTTTCGGGCCTGACCTGATGATCACCGGGCGGCGCTGA
- a CDS encoding cupin domain-containing protein, with product MTPVNLAEKLAMFSSHWDPRVVADYNGNDVMVVKFQGEFPFHQHPGTDDFFLVLEGEMVMDIEGLPPRTVRAGELFIVPKGVSHRPRAEQECKVLLIEPNGEPNTGDPATAAPKPRI from the coding sequence ATGACCCCCGTGAACCTGGCTGAGAAACTGGCAATGTTCTCCAGCCATTGGGACCCGCGGGTGGTGGCGGACTATAATGGCAATGACGTGATGGTGGTGAAGTTCCAGGGTGAATTTCCCTTCCATCAGCATCCGGGCACCGATGATTTTTTCCTGGTTCTGGAGGGCGAAATGGTGATGGATATCGAAGGCCTGCCGCCGCGGACCGTCCGCGCGGGCGAGCTGTTCATTGTGCCCAAGGGCGTCAGCCACCGCCCGCGCGCCGAACAGGAATGCAAGGTGCTGCTGATCGAGCCCAACGGCGAGCCGAACACAGGCGATCCGGCGACGGCAGCCCCTAAGCCCCGTATTTAG